The DNA window CCGCGCTTTATCGCGGCCTTCGCGTCCCGGCGCGTGATATTCGCGCGTGAGGATACGTATCCGTCCAACCGTTCCATAGCAGAATTATTTGGCTTCCTGTTCGTTCTCGACCGTCTTGATAAGGTTCAGCAGCGAGCCCGAAAGGGACGGCCAGTTTTTGCTTATCTTCTCGGGCGAAAGCTTCAGCTCCTTCGCCTTCTCCGCGGCGGTAACGCCCTCGACGTGCGCCTTGCCGAGGCAGGCCTTTATCTTCGTCTCGCGGATGAGCATATCGGCGGCGATGAGCTCCGGGAAGACTTCTTCGTTCAGTTTGAACATCGCGGCGGTGTTGCCCGCGTTCGCGGAATAGATATACCTGAACGCCTTATAGACGACGTCCATAATGTAATCGGACATCTCGGTAACGAGCGTCTTGTTGTCGCATTCCGCGAGGATATCGAAGATAACGTTCAGCGAGTTGACTATCAACTTCTTGTTGAGCGTCGGGAGCACGCTTCCGCGCAGGGCCTTGTCGCCGCTCCCCTCTTCCTCGGGGATCTCGTCGACCTTGATGGTAGTGCCGAGGCGGTCGGCGCTCCTGCCGAGCAGGTAGTCGCAGGAGACGTCGTAGTAATCCGCGACGCGGAGGACGAAGTCGAGCCCGCATTCGCGCACGCCCTTTTCGTAATGGGAAAGCAACGCCTGAGAAACGCCGAGTTCCAACGCGGCCTGCTTCTGACTGATGCCTTTTTCTTTTCTGATTAAGGTTATGACCCGCGCGAAATCGTTCGTCTGCAAGCGTTCCTCCTCCTTCCCTGCGTTTTTTTCATCCGTTGCAAAAGCGTGAAAAAAATACAGTGCCGCCGCTACCGGAGACACGTATTATTTACACCTCAAATCAACGTAATGTATATTATATATCAGTTTTTCCGATTTGTAAAGACGAAAATGCGACAATTTCTTCGTCAAGTTGCATAAAAATGACTTTCTATTTTTGTGCAAAAGGACGAAAATTGGGTGTCGGTATGAATCCTACTCATATTATTCAACCGCCGCAAACGCGTCCGTGAGTTCCGTGATGACGGAGTTCGACAGGAGCACTCCCTCGTCGGAAAGCGTTATGCGGTCGGAAACGCGGATTAGCCCGCGCTTTTCAAGTTCGGCGGTGACGGCGTTCGGCACAAAGCGCAGACCGAAGCGTTCGCGCATAAGCGCGAGGTCTATGCCGCCGGAGGTGCGGAGCGCGAGCATTATGTATTCGTCCGCGCCGCCGCAGGGACCGCGGTCTTTTTTATACGCTCTGCCGGCGGCGTAGTCGGCGACGCTCCCCTCTGTCGAGGTGCGCCTGCCCCCGAAGCAGGAGTGCGCGGTCGGGCCGAAGCCGAGGTAGTCGCCGAGCGACCAGTATTTCATATTGTGGCGGCATTCGTAGCCGGGCTTCGCGAAGTTGCTTATCTCGTAGCGTTCGTAGCCGAGCTCGCGGAGAAGGCCGGATGCGGCGAGGTACATTTCGGCGGTCTGCTCCTCGTCCGGCAGGTCGGACGGGACGTTTCTGCCGAACGGGGTATCCGGCTCGATCTTCAGCATATACGCGCTGACGTGGTCAAGGCCGAGCGCGGCGAAGGAGTATATCGTGCGCCGCATGGACGCGGCGGTCTGGTCTGGGATGCCGAGCATCATATCGCCGCCGACGTCCCCGAAGCCCGCGGCTCTGCCCTCCGCGACCGTTCGCACGGCGTCGCGGAAGGTGTGGATGCGCCCGAGCTTTTTCAGCTCGCCTTCATCGGCTGACTGGATGCCGACGGAGAGGCGGTTGAAGCCCGCTTCGCGCAGTGCCGTCAGCAGAGGCAGGTCGGCGGTGGCGGGGTTGGCTTCAAACGAGATCTCGGCGTCCGCGTCGACGCCGAAAGAGGCGCGGATCGCGTCCAGCGCCTTTATCAGCTCCGTTCCCGCGCAGGACGGCGTGCCGCCGCCGAAATAGACGGTGTCGACCCGGTATTCGCCGCCGTGCGCTTCGCCGGCGGCGCGGATATCGGCGCAGAGGCGCGAAATATACTCCGGAATAAGCGAAAAATCGGTTACCGAACAGAAGTCACAGTAACCGCATTTTTTCACGCAAAACGGAATATGAACGTAGATCCCCAGCGGCTTTTTCATATCAGAGCATCACGGAGGACTGGAAGTAGTTTTCGTTCAGCGAGCTGCCGGAGCTTTCGCCGGAGTCCTGCGTTTCGTCCGACGAAGCGGCGTAGCTGTCGTCAACCGAGCCGTTTTTGTCGGGATCGCCCTTCGTTTCGTCGCCGCCGCAGGCGCAGAGCGAGAACAGCGCGATAAGCGCCGCGAGCAGTATTATGAGAAGTTTTTTCGCTTTCATTTTCTGTTCCTCCCGTATGGGATACGGCGTCAGTGTCGCCGTTACGCTGAATTTTATCACAGAATCGAAAAAATTTCAACCCCTTCTTTTTCACGGCGTTGCGTGCAGCGCGGGAAAATGTTTTTCCGCGCCCTTTTTTCGACCTCTTTTCTCCGGACGGGACGGCTATAATATAAAGCGCGGGACGGGGGTGGAGCGAATGAAAACGGTATATGCCGACGTGCTTTTCTGCGTCAATTTCTTTATCGACTTCGCTCTGCTCGCCGTCACCGCGAGGATACTGAAACGCCGCCTTTCCGGACTGCGGCTGACCGTATGCGCCGCGCTCGGAGCCGCATACTCCGTAGCGGTGTTCTTCCCGAACCTTACGCTGCTCGCGACGGTGGGGGTGAAGCTGCTCTTCTCCGCCGTGCTCGCGCTGGCGGCGTTCGGAGCGCGCACCGCGGCGGGATATTTCAAGGCGCTGGGAGTGTTTTACGCGGTCAGCTTCGGCTTCGGCGGCGCGGTCTTCGGCGCGTACACGCTGCTGAAGCCGGACGGCGTCGTCATCAGCGGCGACGCGATCTATATAGACGTCGACCCGTTTTTTCTCTTTATGCTCATCGGCGGCTCTTACTGCGCGGTGTGGATATTCAGCCGCCTGCTGCCGAAGCGGAGCGAAAGTCACGCGCGGGTGCTTCTCCGCGTCGGCGGGCGGACGGCGGCGCTGAATGCGCTCTACGACTCCGGAAACGGGCTGACCGAGCCGGTCTCCGGCGCGCCGGTGCTCGTCGCGGAGTACGCCGCAGTCGCGCGGCTGATACCGAAGCCCGCGCGCCCCGCGTTCCGCGGACACCCCTGCCGCGAGGCGGCGGAGTGGGGACACGGCTACCGCCTCATATCCGCGCGCGGCGCCTTCGGAGGCGGAGCGGCGCTGCCGGCGTTCCGTCCGGACGCGGTGAGAGTGATCTCCGGCGGCGCGGAATACGAGACAGGCGACGTCTTCGTCGCCGTCGTCGCGGGGCCGCTTTCGTCCGACGGGAGATACGATTCCCTCGCCGGCGCGGCGCTGCTCCGCGGACTGACGCAAACAAGCAAAAAGAAGCGCAAAGGAGCGGAGATATGAACTTCCTGATTTGGCTGAAAGAGCGCCTCTCCCGATTCTTCGGGAAGGTCTTTTACATAAACGGGCCGGACACCCTG is part of the Clostridia bacterium genome and encodes:
- a CDS encoding helix-turn-helix transcriptional regulator, with the translated sequence MQTNDFARVITLIRKEKGISQKQAALELGVSQALLSHYEKGVRECGLDFVLRVADYYDVSCDYLLGRSADRLGTTIKVDEIPEEEGSGDKALRGSVLPTLNKKLIVNSLNVIFDILAECDNKTLVTEMSDYIMDVVYKAFRYIYSANAGNTAAMFKLNEEVFPELIAADMLIRETKIKACLGKAHVEGVTAAEKAKELKLSPEKISKNWPSLSGSLLNLIKTVENEQEAK
- the hemW gene encoding radical SAM family heme chaperone HemW, which encodes MKKPLGIYVHIPFCVKKCGYCDFCSVTDFSLIPEYISRLCADIRAAGEAHGGEYRVDTVYFGGGTPSCAGTELIKALDAIRASFGVDADAEISFEANPATADLPLLTALREAGFNRLSVGIQSADEGELKKLGRIHTFRDAVRTVAEGRAAGFGDVGGDMMLGIPDQTAASMRRTIYSFAALGLDHVSAYMLKIEPDTPFGRNVPSDLPDEEQTAEMYLAASGLLRELGYERYEISNFAKPGYECRHNMKYWSLGDYLGFGPTAHSCFGGRRTSTEGSVADYAAGRAYKKDRGPCGGADEYIMLALRTSGGIDLALMRERFGLRFVPNAVTAELEKRGLIRVSDRITLSDEGVLLSNSVITELTDAFAAVE
- a CDS encoding sigma-E processing peptidase SpoIIGA, with translation MKTVYADVLFCVNFFIDFALLAVTARILKRRLSGLRLTVCAALGAAYSVAVFFPNLTLLATVGVKLLFSAVLALAAFGARTAAGYFKALGVFYAVSFGFGGAVFGAYTLLKPDGVVISGDAIYIDVDPFFLFMLIGGSYCAVWIFSRLLPKRSESHARVLLRVGGRTAALNALYDSGNGLTEPVSGAPVLVAEYAAVARLIPKPARPAFRGHPCREAAEWGHGYRLISARGAFGGGAALPAFRPDAVRVISGGAEYETGDVFVAVVAGPLSSDGRYDSLAGAALLRGLTQTSKKKRKGAEI